A genomic region of Paenibacillus sp. PL2-23 contains the following coding sequences:
- a CDS encoding aspartate aminotransferase family protein, with protein MLESNASYLDSQQRRESNARTYPRKLPIAISTARGVQVTDADGRSYYDCLAGAGTLALGHNHPVVIEAIKGVLEQELPLHTLDLTTSVKERFVDELFGVLPTELARRGRIQFCGPTGADAVEAAVKLVKTATGRSGMMSYHGGYHGMSAGALSLTGNLHPKRQVGTLVPGTHFLPYPYAYRCPFGIGGEEGHQISSRYIEHLLNDPESGVLPPAGMIMELVQGEGGVIPAPDAWAKEIRRITAASDIPLIIDEVQTGIGRTGRMFAFEHSGIVPDVVVISKAAGGSLPLSVMVYREELDSWEPGAHAGTFRGNQMAMAAGTATLKYIKEQRLVEHAEEMGQRLMKHLEGTRTAARCIGQVRGRGLMVGAEIVDPEGPADRIGSYPANGSLAREIQRQCFERGLLLELGGRHGSVVRFLPPLIMTAEDIDKVADLFHEAVMAAERFSLGRQEMLLG; from the coding sequence ATGCTAGAGTCTAACGCGTCATATCTGGATAGTCAGCAGCGCCGGGAATCCAATGCCCGCACCTATCCGCGCAAGCTGCCGATCGCTATATCGACAGCAAGGGGCGTGCAAGTGACGGATGCCGACGGGCGATCCTATTACGATTGTCTGGCAGGTGCCGGCACGCTCGCGCTTGGGCATAATCATCCCGTTGTCATTGAGGCTATCAAGGGTGTGCTGGAGCAGGAACTGCCGCTTCATACCCTGGATTTGACGACATCGGTCAAGGAACGGTTCGTTGATGAGCTGTTCGGCGTGCTGCCGACTGAGCTGGCCCGGAGGGGAAGAATTCAGTTCTGCGGCCCGACGGGCGCTGATGCCGTGGAGGCTGCCGTCAAGCTGGTCAAGACGGCGACAGGGCGAAGCGGCATGATGTCCTATCACGGTGGCTATCACGGGATGAGCGCCGGGGCGCTGAGCCTGACGGGTAATCTGCATCCCAAGCGTCAAGTCGGCACGCTGGTGCCAGGCACACACTTTCTTCCCTATCCCTATGCCTACCGTTGTCCCTTCGGAATCGGCGGGGAGGAGGGTCATCAGATTAGCAGCCGCTATATAGAGCATTTGCTGAACGACCCTGAGAGCGGGGTGCTGCCGCCGGCTGGCATGATTATGGAGCTGGTGCAGGGAGAAGGCGGAGTCATCCCCGCGCCGGATGCTTGGGCAAAAGAGATTAGGCGCATCACCGCAGCAAGCGATATTCCGCTCATTATCGACGAGGTGCAGACGGGAATCGGACGGACGGGTCGGATGTTCGCCTTCGAGCATTCCGGTATTGTGCCTGATGTGGTTGTGATATCCAAGGCGGCAGGAGGCAGCCTGCCATTGTCTGTCATGGTCTACCGAGAGGAGCTTGATAGCTGGGAGCCGGGCGCGCATGCGGGCACCTTCCGCGGCAATCAGATGGCCATGGCGGCGGGGACGGCAACGCTGAAATACATAAAGGAGCAGCGGCTCGTTGAGCACGCGGAGGAGATGGGCCAGCGGCTCATGAAGCATCTGGAGGGGACACGAACGGCTGCGCGGTGTATCGGTCAGGTCAGAGGACGCGGCTTGATGGTGGGTGCGGAGATCGTCGATCCCGAGGGACCGGCGGACCGAATCGGGAGCTACCCGGCTAATGGCAGCCTGGCGCGCGAGATTCAACGCCAATGCTTCGAGCGAGGGCTTCTGCTGGAGCTGGGCGGCCGGCACGGCAGTGTTGTACGTTTCCTGCCGCCACTCATTATGACGGCAGAGGACATAGAC
- the pssA gene encoding CDP-diacylglycerol--serine O-phosphatidyltransferase, giving the protein MITKSIPSLLTVGNLFLGIIAIIMVFNEKPEMAAVMVLIAMLLDGVDGRVARALNAQSEFGKELDSLSDVISFGVAPAFIMYVVAFQDLSPALAWIVTAIFPICGALRLARFNVVTNNAPGYFIGLPIPAAGGVLATMALFKDDISVPVLLAGSLLLSFLMVSTIRYPNFKKVGIPRSAVWVVPIIVVVSVVLGILFEHQLSKILFVPLLLYALWGLKKNVDRRMPKLRNRRKRKGDDESRESEKLA; this is encoded by the coding sequence ATGATCACAAAATCGATACCGAGCCTTCTCACGGTTGGCAATTTGTTTCTGGGCATAATCGCCATAATTATGGTATTCAACGAGAAACCGGAGATGGCAGCGGTGATGGTTCTGATCGCCATGCTGCTGGACGGCGTGGACGGACGTGTCGCGCGCGCCCTTAATGCTCAAAGCGAGTTCGGCAAAGAGCTCGATTCCTTGTCCGATGTCATTTCATTCGGGGTTGCCCCCGCATTCATCATGTACGTTGTGGCATTCCAGGACTTAAGTCCTGCTCTGGCATGGATTGTGACGGCGATCTTCCCGATCTGCGGCGCGCTGCGCCTGGCCAGATTCAATGTTGTGACAAACAATGCTCCGGGCTACTTCATCGGCCTGCCCATTCCGGCTGCCGGCGGCGTGCTGGCCACGATGGCGCTGTTCAAGGACGACATATCGGTACCCGTGCTGCTGGCGGGCTCTCTCTTGCTTTCCTTCCTCATGGTCAGCACGATTCGTTATCCCAATTTCAAGAAGGTCGGCATCCCGCGCAGCGCGGTATGGGTTGTGCCCATTATCGTTGTCGTCTCCGTTGTGCTGGGCATTCTGTTCGAGCATCAGCTGTCCAAAATATTGTTTGTGCCTCTGTTGCTGTACGCGCTGTGGGGGCTAAAAAAAAACGTTGACCGCCGCATGCCGAAGCTTCGCAATCGCCGCAAGCGCAAAGGCGATGATGAATCGCGTGAGTCCGAGAAGCTAGCCTAA
- the disA gene encoding DNA integrity scanning diadenylate cyclase DisA yields the protein MKEPIHQEVMNQLLQIVAPGTPFREGLENVLRAKTGALIVVGYSPEVMEVVDGGFSINCDFSSNYLYELAKMDGAIIMSEDMRRILYANTQLIPNSSIPSIETGIRHRTAERVAKQTGKLVVSISQRRNVITLYQGNLRYSLKDMGVILTKANQAIQTLEKYKAVLNQSLTNLSALEFEELVTLQEVAHVIQRVEMVLRVKMEIGRYVNELGTEGRLISMQMDELVGGVEEDAWFLLKDYAKDHTDEKIREIRGSLKKLSSEELLEASTIVRLIGYPQTNNMADETVSPRGYRLLNKIPRLPLIIMNNLVERFQYLPRVLMATIEELDEVDGIGEVRARAIKDGLKRIQEQMFIDRQI from the coding sequence ATGAAAGAACCGATTCACCAGGAAGTGATGAATCAGCTGTTGCAGATCGTAGCGCCAGGCACCCCTTTTCGCGAAGGGCTGGAGAATGTATTGAGGGCCAAGACAGGCGCGCTGATCGTAGTAGGCTACAGCCCGGAAGTGATGGAGGTTGTGGACGGCGGCTTCTCTATCAACTGCGATTTCTCATCCAATTACTTATACGAGCTGGCCAAGATGGACGGCGCGATCATTATGAGCGAGGATATGAGGCGGATTCTGTACGCGAATACGCAGCTCATACCGAACAGCTCCATTCCGTCAATCGAGACCGGCATTCGCCACCGTACGGCGGAGCGCGTAGCGAAGCAGACGGGCAAGCTTGTTGTGTCCATCTCCCAGCGGCGCAATGTCATTACGCTGTACCAGGGCAATCTTCGTTACAGCCTTAAGGATATGGGCGTCATCCTGACGAAGGCTAACCAGGCCATTCAGACGCTGGAGAAATATAAGGCTGTTCTCAATCAGTCGCTGACCAATCTGTCCGCGCTTGAATTCGAGGAGCTCGTGACGCTCCAGGAGGTCGCGCATGTCATTCAGCGCGTCGAGATGGTGCTGCGAGTGAAGATGGAGATTGGCCGCTATGTCAACGAGCTGGGCACGGAAGGGCGCCTGATCAGCATGCAGATGGATGAGCTGGTCGGAGGAGTCGAGGAGGACGCGTGGTTCCTGCTTAAGGACTATGCCAAGGACCATACCGATGAGAAAATTAGAGAAATCCGCGGCTCGCTGAAGAAGCTGAGCTCAGAGGAGCTTCTGGAGGCCTCTACTATTGTGAGGCTGATCGGCTATCCGCAGACGAACAATATGGCGGACGAGACGGTATCTCCCCGCGGCTATCGGCTGCTCAACAAAATTCCGCGTCTGCCGCTTATTATTATGAACAATCTGGTGGAGAGATTCCAGTATCTTCCACGTGTTCTTATGGCGACAATTGAGGAGCTGGATGAGGTGGACGGCATTGGCGAGGTGCGCGCGCGGGCGATCAAAGACGGGCTGAAGCGCATTCAAGAGCAGATGTTCATTGACAGGCAAATTTAA
- the radA gene encoding DNA repair protein RadA: protein MAKIKIKFACTECGYESAKWLGKCPGCHAWNTMVEEKETIVKTKGVGLSGIHTKEKPQSIIHIESGQEPRIETRMAELNRVLGGGVVPGSLILVGGDPGIGKSTLLLQTSHALASKGLKVLYISGEESVRQTKLRADRLGALTETLYVLCETNMEQINDAVENVQPDFLVIDSIQTVFDPRVESAPGSVSQVRECTAHFMRVAKIKGIATVLVGHVTKEGAIAGPRLLEHMVDCVLYFEGERHHTYRLLRAVKNRFGSTNEIGIFEMGEEGLREVSNPSELFLSERPLGVSGSTVVASMEGTRPVLVELQALVATTNFPSPRRMSTGIDHHRMALIIAVLEKRNGMFLQTQDAYLNVAGGVKLDEPAVDLAAAVSLASSFRDAPTKPYDVIFGEVGLTGEVRAVSRAEQRVKEAEKLGFKRVIMPEKSLKGWKAPSGIEIIGVSTVAEALKAALG from the coding sequence ATGGCCAAAATAAAAATCAAATTCGCCTGTACGGAATGCGGCTACGAATCGGCCAAGTGGCTGGGCAAGTGCCCGGGCTGCCACGCATGGAACACGATGGTCGAGGAGAAGGAGACCATCGTCAAGACGAAGGGCGTCGGCTTATCGGGAATCCATACGAAAGAAAAGCCGCAATCCATCATACATATAGAAAGCGGGCAGGAGCCGCGTATCGAGACGCGTATGGCCGAGCTGAACAGGGTGCTTGGGGGCGGCGTCGTGCCGGGCTCGCTTATTCTGGTAGGCGGAGATCCCGGCATCGGGAAATCGACGCTGCTGCTGCAGACCTCCCATGCGCTTGCGAGCAAAGGGCTGAAGGTGCTGTACATATCCGGCGAGGAATCCGTTCGGCAGACGAAGCTGCGCGCGGATCGGCTGGGCGCGCTGACGGAAACGCTGTATGTATTGTGCGAGACGAATATGGAGCAAATTAATGATGCGGTGGAAAATGTGCAGCCGGATTTTCTGGTCATCGACTCCATCCAGACAGTGTTCGATCCCAGGGTAGAATCTGCTCCCGGAAGCGTCTCCCAGGTTCGGGAGTGTACAGCGCATTTCATGAGAGTGGCTAAGATCAAGGGCATCGCGACCGTTCTGGTCGGCCATGTGACCAAGGAAGGGGCGATTGCAGGTCCCCGTCTGCTGGAGCATATGGTGGACTGCGTGCTGTACTTCGAGGGAGAGCGCCATCATACGTATCGTCTGCTGCGCGCGGTGAAGAACCGCTTCGGCTCCACGAATGAAATCGGCATATTCGAGATGGGCGAGGAAGGGCTTCGCGAGGTGTCGAACCCGTCGGAGCTGTTCCTCTCGGAGCGGCCGCTCGGCGTATCGGGCTCTACGGTTGTAGCCAGCATGGAGGGGACGAGGCCGGTGCTCGTAGAGCTTCAGGCGCTTGTCGCCACGACGAACTTTCCTTCGCCCCGGCGTATGTCGACGGGCATCGACCATCATCGGATGGCGCTCATTATTGCGGTGCTGGAGAAGCGGAACGGCATGTTCCTCCAGACGCAGGATGCGTACCTGAACGTCGCAGGCGGCGTGAAGCTGGATGAGCCGGCTGTCGACCTGGCAGCAGCGGTAAGCCTGGCGTCCAGCTTCCGGGACGCGCCGACGAAGCCGTATGACGTTATTTTTGGCGAGGTCGGCCTGACGGGTGAAGTGAGGGCTGTATCAAGAGCGGAGCAGCGCGTGAAGGAAGCGGAGAAGCTAGGCTTCAAGCGGGTTATTATGCCGGAGAAGAGCCTGAAAGGCTGGAAAGCGCCTTCCGGTATTGAAATTATCGGTGTGAGCACCGTGGCGGAAGCGCTGAAGGCAGCGCTGGGATAG
- the clpC gene encoding ATP-dependent protease ATP-binding subunit ClpC, translated as MMFGRFTERAQKVLALAQEEAVRLGHNNIGTEHILLGLIREGEGIAAKALTGLGLGLEKIQDEVEALIGRGQEQPNNIAYTPRAKKVIELSMDEARKLGHTYVGTEHILLGLIREGEGVAARVLNNLGISLNKARQQVLQLLGSSEAVSSNHGSQANVSTPTLDGLARDLTAYAKEGNLDPVIGRSKEIERVIQVLSRRTKNNPVLIGEPGVGKTAIAEGLAQKIINNEIPETLRDKRVMTLDMGSVVAGTKYRGEFEDRLKKIMDEIRQAGNIILFIDELHTLIGAGGAEGAIDASNILKPALARGELQCIGATTLDEYRKYIEKDAALERRFQPITVDQPSVDEAIQILHGLRDRYEAHHRVKITDESIEQAVKLSDRYITDRFLPDKAIDLIDEASSKVRLNSYTVPPNLKQLENRLEDIRKEKDAAVQSQEFEKAAALRDTEQKIREELDITKNQWKEKQGRTDSEVTPDDIAQVVASWTGIPVVKLAEEETERLLKMEDILHDRVIGQEEAVKSVSRAIRRARAGLKDPKRPIGSFIFLGPTGVGKTELARALAEAMFGDENAVIRIDMSEYMEKHSTSRLVGAPPGYVGYEEGGQLTEKVRRKPYSVVLLDEIEKAHPEVFNILLQVLEDGRLTDSKGRVVDFRNTLIIMTSNVGADQIKKNTSLGFTAVQDAGREFSVMKDKVMAELKKSFRPEFINRIDETIVFHSLGEEHIAQIVTLMSDELRKRLREQQVEFTLTEAAKAFLAKEGYDPQYGARPLRRAIQKHIEDRLSEDLLMGVIQKGDTFVIDEQEGKLVVNKTDQAPVQEEESATK; from the coding sequence ATGATGTTCGGTAGATTCACGGAGAGAGCGCAGAAGGTGCTTGCATTGGCACAGGAGGAAGCGGTTCGTCTTGGACATAACAATATCGGTACAGAGCATATATTGCTGGGATTGATTCGGGAAGGGGAAGGCATTGCGGCGAAGGCGCTGACGGGGCTTGGCCTGGGACTGGAGAAAATCCAGGACGAGGTAGAAGCGCTGATCGGACGCGGACAGGAGCAGCCGAACAATATTGCGTATACGCCGCGGGCGAAGAAGGTTATTGAGCTGTCGATGGACGAAGCGCGCAAGCTTGGCCATACTTACGTCGGCACGGAGCATATTCTGCTTGGCCTGATCCGCGAGGGCGAGGGCGTAGCGGCGCGAGTGCTGAACAATCTGGGCATCAGCCTGAACAAGGCGCGCCAGCAGGTGCTGCAGCTTCTTGGCAGCAGCGAGGCCGTGTCGAGCAACCACGGCTCCCAGGCTAACGTGAGCACGCCAACGCTGGACGGTCTGGCCAGAGACCTGACGGCTTACGCCAAGGAAGGCAATCTGGATCCCGTTATCGGCCGCAGCAAAGAAATTGAGCGTGTCATTCAGGTGCTCAGCCGCCGCACCAAAAACAATCCCGTGCTGATCGGCGAGCCAGGTGTCGGCAAGACGGCCATTGCGGAAGGCTTGGCCCAAAAGATTATTAACAACGAAATTCCGGAGACGCTGCGCGACAAGCGCGTGATGACGCTGGATATGGGCTCTGTCGTGGCCGGTACGAAGTATCGCGGCGAGTTCGAGGACCGTCTGAAAAAAATCATGGATGAAATTCGCCAAGCGGGCAATATCATCCTGTTCATCGACGAGCTGCACACGCTGATTGGAGCAGGCGGCGCGGAGGGCGCGATCGACGCCTCCAACATTCTGAAGCCGGCGCTGGCGCGCGGCGAGCTGCAGTGCATCGGTGCGACGACGCTGGATGAATACCGCAAGTATATTGAGAAGGACGCTGCTCTGGAGCGCCGTTTCCAGCCCATCACGGTGGATCAGCCCTCCGTGGATGAAGCGATCCAGATTCTTCACGGTCTGCGCGACCGTTATGAGGCGCATCACCGCGTGAAAATTACAGATGAGTCCATTGAGCAAGCGGTAAAGCTGTCGGATCGCTACATTACAGACCGGTTCCTGCCGGACAAAGCGATCGACCTGATCGACGAAGCGAGCTCCAAGGTAAGGCTCAACTCTTACACCGTTCCGCCGAACCTGAAGCAGCTGGAGAACCGCCTGGAAGACATCCGCAAGGAGAAGGACGCCGCGGTGCAGAGCCAGGAGTTCGAGAAGGCGGCAGCGCTTCGCGACACCGAGCAGAAGATTCGCGAGGAGCTCGACATCACCAAAAATCAATGGAAAGAGAAGCAGGGCCGTACCGATTCCGAAGTGACGCCGGATGATATCGCGCAGGTTGTGGCGAGCTGGACCGGCATTCCGGTTGTGAAGCTTGCGGAAGAGGAAACCGAGCGACTGCTCAAGATGGAGGATATTCTGCATGACCGCGTCATCGGCCAGGAGGAGGCTGTCAAATCGGTTTCCCGCGCGATTCGCCGCGCACGCGCCGGTCTGAAGGATCCCAAGCGTCCTATTGGCTCGTTCATCTTCCTCGGTCCTACCGGCGTAGGTAAAACCGAGCTGGCCCGCGCGCTTGCGGAAGCCATGTTCGGCGACGAAAACGCGGTTATCCGCATCGACATGTCGGAGTACATGGAGAAGCATTCGACGTCCAGACTGGTGGGCGCGCCTCCAGGGTATGTCGGCTATGAAGAAGGCGGCCAGCTAACGGAGAAGGTTCGCCGCAAGCCGTATTCCGTTGTGCTACTCGATGAGATCGAGAAGGCGCATCCCGAAGTGTTCAATATCCTGCTGCAAGTGCTGGAGGACGGCCGCCTGACGGATTCCAAGGGCCGCGTCGTCGACTTCCGCAATACGCTGATCATAATGACGTCGAACGTCGGCGCCGATCAGATCAAGAAAAATACCTCGCTGGGCTTCACGGCTGTGCAGGATGCGGGCCGCGAGTTCTCCGTCATGAAGGACAAAGTGATGGCGGAGCTGAAGAAGTCGTTCCGTCCGGAGTTCATCAATCGGATTGACGAGACGATTGTGTTCCACTCGCTTGGCGAGGAGCATATCGCTCAGATCGTGACGTTGATGTCCGACGAGCTTCGCAAGCGTCTGCGCGAGCAGCAAGTAGAGTTCACGCTGACCGAGGCGGCCAAGGCGTTCCTCGCGAAGGAAGGCTACGATCCGCAATACGGAGCGCGTCCGCTGCGCCGCGCGATCCAGAAGCATATCGAGGACCGTCTGTCCGAGGATCTGCTGATGGGCGTCATCCAGAAGGGCGACACGTTCGTCATCGATGAGCAGGAAGGCAAGCTGGTCGTGAACAAGACGGATCAGGCGCCGGTGCAGGAAGAGGAATCGGCAACGAAATAA
- a CDS encoding protein arginine kinase, with translation MTKHRFSEDALSDWMRGTGPDSDVVISSRVRIARNLRHQPFPMLATSQQAEAVLNRLAEVSRSGKLDTYGPFDTILLSELSELDKRVLVEKHLISPNLANESRAGAVVLSGNESVSIMINEEDHLRIQCLYPGFQIGEAWALASGIDDIYEEAADYAFDEKRGYLTTCPTNVGTGIRASVMMHLPALVLTQQINRILSAVTQVGLAVRGLYGEGSEALGNLFQISNQITLGQSEDEIIENLYGVARQIIEHERAARKRLLEESRIRIVDRVRRSYGILSHAAIMDSKEAAQRLSDIRLGADLGLLKGITPQVLNELLVMTQPGFLQQTFSEKMSPEQRDFRRAELIRNRLSVTNDHGGVEQ, from the coding sequence TTGACGAAGCATCGATTCTCGGAGGATGCGCTTAGCGATTGGATGCGGGGTACAGGTCCCGATTCCGACGTGGTCATAAGCAGCAGAGTGCGGATTGCCCGCAACCTGCGTCATCAGCCGTTCCCGATGCTGGCAACGAGCCAGCAGGCGGAGGCGGTGCTGAACCGGCTGGCGGAGGTGAGCAGGTCGGGGAAGCTGGATACTTACGGACCCTTCGACACCATCCTGCTCTCCGAGCTAAGCGAGCTTGACAAGCGGGTGCTGGTGGAGAAGCATCTGATCAGCCCGAATCTGGCGAACGAGTCGCGCGCAGGCGCCGTTGTGCTCAGCGGCAACGAATCCGTCAGCATTATGATTAACGAAGAAGACCATCTGCGCATCCAATGTTTATATCCCGGATTTCAAATCGGAGAAGCGTGGGCATTGGCAAGCGGAATTGACGATATATATGAGGAAGCCGCGGATTACGCCTTCGATGAGAAGCGGGGCTACTTGACCACTTGTCCCACCAACGTCGGCACGGGGATCAGGGCGTCGGTGATGATGCATCTGCCGGCGCTGGTATTGACGCAGCAGATTAATCGCATCCTGTCGGCTGTTACACAGGTGGGATTAGCGGTTAGAGGATTGTATGGGGAAGGCAGCGAGGCGCTGGGCAACCTGTTCCAAATCTCCAATCAGATTACGCTTGGGCAATCTGAGGACGAGATTATCGAGAACCTGTACGGCGTCGCGCGGCAAATTATCGAACATGAGAGGGCGGCGCGCAAGCGGCTGCTGGAGGAGTCGCGCATCAGGATCGTGGATCGCGTAAGAAGATCATACGGCATTCTGTCGCATGCGGCCATTATGGACTCCAAGGAAGCGGCGCAGCGGCTGTCCGATATTCGGCTCGGTGCCGATCTCGGTCTGCTGAAAGGCATTACGCCGCAGGTGCTGAATGAGCTTCTCGTCATGACGCAGCCAGGCTTTCTGCAGCAGACATTCAGCGAGAAGATGAGCCCGGAGCAGCGGGATTTCCGCAGGGCGGAGCTTATACGGAATCGGTTAAGCGTTACAAATGATCATGGGGGTGTTGAACAATGA
- a CDS encoding UvrB/UvrC motif-containing protein has translation MFCQECGKRPATLHFTKIVNGDKTEFHICESCAREKGEGIPGTPNSFSIHSLLSGLLDFNSPGGATHSHAPPQPVRCEACGLTYAQFSKIGRFGCSSCYTAFADRLDPLLKRVHSSTTHSGKIPKRSGSEIQCKREIEQLRRDLQAYIEREEFENAAELRDRIRELERKLTEL, from the coding sequence TTGTTCTGCCAAGAATGCGGCAAGAGGCCGGCTACACTTCATTTTACGAAAATTGTGAATGGCGATAAGACGGAATTTCATATCTGCGAAAGCTGCGCGAGGGAGAAGGGCGAGGGCATACCCGGCACGCCGAACAGCTTCTCGATCCACAGCTTACTGTCGGGCCTGCTGGACTTCAATTCACCGGGTGGCGCGACGCACAGCCATGCTCCACCTCAGCCGGTTCGCTGCGAGGCGTGCGGCTTGACCTATGCGCAATTCAGCAAGATTGGCAGGTTTGGCTGCAGCTCCTGCTATACGGCGTTCGCCGATCGGCTGGATCCGCTACTGAAGCGGGTGCACAGCAGCACGACCCACAGCGGCAAGATACCGAAGCGCTCGGGCAGCGAAATCCAGTGCAAGCGGGAGATCGAGCAGCTGCGCAGGGACCTGCAGGCTTACATTGAGCGGGAGGAGTTCGAGAACGCGGCTGAGCTGCGGGATCGCATCCGCGAATTGGAACGAAAGCTTACCGAGCTCTAG
- a CDS encoding CtsR family transcriptional regulator, with translation MRNISDLIEQYLKQMLDCSEEGAVEIQRNELADKFSCVPSQINYVISTRFTLEKGYMVESKRGGGGYIRIQRVDLPALKTIQYHIEQTIGNSVDQGAAEGLIYQLQEAGLIAKREAGLLRAAIHRDTIAVMLPMRDELRARLLRAMLISLLVK, from the coding sequence TTGCGTAACATTTCCGATCTCATTGAACAGTACCTGAAGCAAATGCTGGACTGCAGCGAAGAAGGCGCCGTCGAAATTCAGCGCAACGAATTGGCCGACAAGTTCTCCTGCGTGCCTTCCCAGATCAATTATGTGATCAGCACCCGGTTCACGCTGGAGAAAGGATACATGGTTGAAAGCAAGCGGGGAGGCGGAGGCTATATTCGAATCCAGCGCGTCGACCTGCCGGCTCTGAAGACGATTCAGTACCATATCGAGCAGACCATCGGGAACAGCGTGGACCAGGGGGCAGCGGAAGGGCTGATCTATCAGCTGCAGGAGGCGGGGCTCATCGCGAAGCGGGAAGCGGGACTGCTGCGGGCGGCTATCCACCGCGATACCATTGCCGTCATGCTTCCGATGCGGGACGAGCTGCGCGCGAGACTGCTGCGGGCGATGCTCATATCCCTGCTGGTCAAATAG
- a CDS encoding DUF3221 domain-containing protein: MRNRNAVIAIVGVSMLVGCSADEQAAEGWDYETGRVIAVNDDRVLVAESADVTDVDWTDGEQTADELLTALNPDAIWLTVTDPSDLEGLKTGDEVQVVLDGEVEESYPAEAKAEKITVLESAE, translated from the coding sequence ATGAGAAATCGGAACGCGGTTATTGCTATTGTAGGAGTAAGCATGCTTGTGGGCTGCTCGGCGGATGAGCAGGCGGCTGAGGGCTGGGATTATGAGACGGGACGCGTTATCGCGGTTAATGATGACCGTGTGCTCGTGGCTGAAAGTGCGGATGTGACAGACGTGGATTGGACGGATGGAGAACAGACGGCCGACGAGCTGCTGACAGCTCTGAATCCAGACGCCATCTGGCTGACTGTGACTGATCCCTCCGATCTGGAAGGTCTGAAGACAGGTGATGAGGTGCAGGTCGTGCTGGATGGCGAGGTAGAGGAGTCCTATCCGGCGGAGGCCAAGGCCGAGAAAATTACGGTGCTGGAGTCGGCGGAGTGA
- a CDS encoding Lrp/AsnC family transcriptional regulator encodes MDQLDRTLLELLQGDGRMTVSELSKRLALSRPSVSERLLRLQEKGVITGFGARVSPAAVGRNIGLIIQMSELKVSPHEFEKRIILDDDILECHRVTGTVSYMLKAAVTGMDALSTLVERLLPYGNVNTSVILSSPVLDRKVLPKE; translated from the coding sequence ATGGACCAACTGGATCGAACACTGCTGGAGCTGCTTCAGGGGGATGGGCGCATGACCGTCAGCGAGCTCTCCAAACGGTTGGCGCTAAGCCGCCCCAGCGTGTCGGAGCGATTGCTGCGCTTGCAGGAGAAGGGCGTGATTACGGGCTTCGGTGCCCGAGTATCGCCTGCAGCAGTGGGGCGCAATATTGGGCTGATTATTCAAATGAGCGAGCTGAAGGTATCGCCACACGAATTCGAGAAACGAATCATATTGGATGATGATATACTGGAATGCCATCGGGTCACGGGGACGGTCAGTTATATGCTGAAGGCGGCTGTAACCGGCATGGATGCGTTAAGCACGCTTGTCGAGAGGCTGTTGCCCTATGGTAACGTGAATACATCAGTCATCCTCTCCTCCCCTGTTCTGGATCGGAAGGTGCTGCCGAAGGAGTAG
- a CDS encoding YitT family protein, whose amino-acid sequence MLLLTGTKMKVILRKWIQTVIGCFLTAGGLIILQHSGIVTGGTAGLSLGLAPLLGLPFPLLFTLLNLPFFLFAYMYMGKTFTCKTILAILLLTAFTSVDVFLPNVALPAIPGAIAGGLLIGAGVSTLFRSGASLGGATLLALYLHKKYGINPGKSNFIFDVAVILTSLAAYSMVSGLLSILSIGVTSFILSLLKRRARHAATLSTPSTQTAPHPS is encoded by the coding sequence ATGCTGCTTCTCACAGGAACCAAAATGAAGGTTATATTAAGGAAATGGATTCAAACTGTAATAGGCTGCTTCCTCACTGCGGGTGGTCTAATAATCCTTCAGCATTCCGGCATCGTTACCGGCGGCACAGCCGGGCTGTCTCTAGGCCTTGCGCCTCTTCTTGGCCTTCCATTTCCCCTGCTGTTCACCTTATTGAACCTGCCGTTCTTTTTATTTGCGTATATGTATATGGGCAAGACCTTCACCTGCAAAACCATACTGGCCATTCTGCTTCTGACCGCCTTCACCTCCGTGGACGTGTTCTTGCCGAATGTGGCGCTGCCTGCAATCCCCGGAGCCATAGCCGGAGGCCTGCTCATCGGCGCGGGAGTATCAACGCTGTTCCGGAGCGGCGCTTCACTCGGCGGCGCAACACTGCTTGCTCTCTATCTGCACAAAAAGTATGGCATTAACCCTGGCAAGTCCAACTTTATATTCGATGTCGCCGTCATCCTTACCAGCTTGGCAGCCTACAGCATGGTCAGCGGGCTGCTCTCTATCTTGTCAATTGGCGTTACCTCCTTCATCCTATCGCTTCTGAAGCGCAGAGCGAGGCATGCCGCAACCCTGTCCACTCCGTCAACCCAGACAGCTCCCCACCCCTCCTGA